The stretch of DNA CGCGACTACGAGACCACCATCGTCCTGGCGCCCGATCTCGAGGCCGACCGCCTGGAAGCGAAGCTGGACAGTTTCCGCCAGCTCTTCGGGGAGGGCATCGAGATAAAGGACCAGGGCGTTCAGAGGCTGGCGTTCACGATCAAGCGCCGCACGCAGGCCCGTTACCTGATGATCTTTCACAAGAACGAGCCGGATCGTATCGCCGACATCGAGGCCAAGCTGCGCCTGGACGAGTCCGTCATCCGCTTCTTGACCTGCCGGGGCGAGTAGGCGAAAAGGGGGCGACCATGGCCAGTTTTAACAGGGTGATTCTTGTCGGCAATCTGACCCGGGACCCGGAGCTCCGGTATACGGCCAGCGGGCAGGCGGTGGCCACGGTGGGCCTCGCCGTCAATCGCAAGTTCAAGACCCGCGAGGGGGAGCAGCGGGAGGACACCGCCTTCGTGGACTGCACCGCCTG from bacterium encodes:
- the rpsF gene encoding 30S ribosomal protein S6, whose product is MRDYETTIVLAPDLEADRLEAKLDSFRQLFGEGIEIKDQGVQRLAFTIKRRTQARYLMIFHKNEPDRIADIEAKLRLDESVIRFLTCRGE